A stretch of the Poseidonibacter parvus genome encodes the following:
- a CDS encoding CidA/LrgA family protein, with translation MLKGIITLLVFQFFGECITKLFDLLVPGPVIGMVLLLIFLIIRKSSFESLDTAVFLHLRYLPLLFIPAAMGIITQVDIIAKEFWAILIALIVGTLIALVFAAKFMDYLTIKTTKEKNINEL, from the coding sequence TTGCTTAAAGGAATTATTACACTTTTAGTTTTCCAATTTTTTGGAGAATGTATAACTAAACTTTTTGACTTATTAGTTCCTGGACCTGTTATTGGAATGGTATTATTATTGATTTTTTTAATTATTAGGAAAAGTAGTTTTGAAAGTTTAGATACAGCTGTTTTTCTGCATTTAAGATATTTGCCACTTTTATTTATACCAGCTGCTATGGGAATTATAACGCAAGTTGATATTATTGCAAAAGAGTTTTGGGCAATTTTAATAGCTTTAATTGTGGGAACTTTAATAGCACTTGTTTTTGCTGCTAAATTTATGGATTATTTAACAATTAAAACAACAAAAGAAAAGAATATAAATGAATTATAA
- a CDS encoding ArsR/SmtB family transcription factor, with protein MDIFLKTTSALNDETRIRILKFLNIHGKCCVCDLENSFEMIQSRLSRHLKILKEAGFLRVDREGRWAYYSLRSPLDEFRQSCVKEINTLDIQLPNLIKACNK; from the coding sequence ATGGATATTTTTTTAAAAACAACATCTGCTTTAAATGATGAAACTAGAATTAGAATTTTAAAGTTTTTAAATATTCATGGAAAATGCTGTGTATGTGATTTAGAAAATTCTTTTGAAATGATTCAATCAAGACTTTCAAGACATTTAAAAATATTGAAAGAAGCAGGATTTTTAAGAGTTGATAGAGAAGGACGATGGGCTTATTATAGTCTTAGATCTCCTCTTGACGAATTTAGACAATCTTGCGTAAAAGAGATAAATACTTTGGATATTCAACTTCCAAATTTAATAAAGGCATGTAATAAATAA
- a CDS encoding LrgB family protein, with product MNYNALLEYINNTPLTWIVITLLSYKVGIIIYEKFNKHTLLQPIITSYIVILSLIIYTNTSFEEYFKSVEIIHFFLGPATVALALPLYKNLKHLKALFIPVVATLFIAGVFSIVIAVCLLWFLGAELPTILSMTTKSITAPIAVITSEQIGAIPSLAVGFVIITGMIGAVFGSIIFRLIKIKHETSEGFALGLVSHGIGTARAIEISEKAAAFAALAMGLSGILTAVFLPLIITFFK from the coding sequence ATGAATTATAATGCCTTATTAGAATATATAAATAACACACCTTTAACATGGATAGTTATTACTTTGCTTTCGTATAAAGTAGGAATCATAATTTATGAAAAGTTTAATAAACATACTTTATTACAACCAATTATTACTTCTTATATTGTAATTTTATCTTTGATAATATATACAAATACTTCTTTTGAAGAGTATTTTAAAAGTGTAGAAATAATTCATTTCTTTTTAGGACCAGCTACTGTTGCTTTAGCACTTCCTTTGTATAAAAACTTGAAACATCTAAAGGCTTTATTTATTCCAGTAGTTGCAACACTTTTTATTGCAGGAGTCTTTTCAATTGTTATAGCTGTTTGTTTATTATGGTTTTTAGGAGCAGAACTTCCTACAATTCTTTCAATGACAACAAAATCAATTACTGCTCCAATTGCTGTTATTACGTCTGAGCAAATAGGAGCAATCCCATCTTTAGCAGTTGGTTTTGTAATAATTACAGGAATGATTGGTGCTGTATTTGGCTCAATCATTTTTAGACTAATAAAAATTAAGCATGAAACTTCTGAAGGTTTTGCACTTGGTTTAGTCTCACATGGAATTGGTACAGCAAGAGCTATTGAGATAAGTGAAAAAGCAGCAGCTTTTGCAGCACTTGCAATGGGACTTAGTGGAATTTTAACAGCTGTTTTTTTGCCTTTAATAATCACTTTCTTTAAATAA
- the tkt gene encoding transketolase: MSKQLLQKQADTIRFLAADMVQAANSGHPGAPMGLADIATVLSKHLNVNPANEKWLNRDRLVFSGGHATGLVYSLLHLWGFNVASSDLKNFRQTHSKTPGHPEYGHTHGIEITTGPLGQGIANAVGFASAAKYAQNTLGSDVINHKVYCLCGDGDLQEGISYEATATAGHLKLDNLVIIYDSNSITIEGDTSLAWSENVKKRFQGIDFEVIEIDGHNFDQIEKAFVQAKAATKPVMIIAKTAIGKGSVSMEGSHHAHGAPLGEEDIAASKKKAGFNPDEKFIVPADVKGAFDKLITGSIAENEWNDSLSAETKAKIEELQNPNYDAVEYPTFEADTKVATRDSNHKILNAIAAAVPGFLGGSADLGPSNKTELKGEGDFPNGRNIHFGIKEHAMAAIANAMNLYGLYKVYSATFFVFSDYLKPAARIAALASIPQHFVWTHDSIGVGEDGPTHQPIEQLSQFRALPNFYTFRPADATENVESWKKALTMTAPTAFVCSRQGLTVLKDKKEFGEVSNGAYLLKKRENANITIMASGSELMLALQTSCALEKEGIIANVVSVPCFDLFLEQEQSYIDQVIDCNTQVFAVEAARGLEYYRFADKVYGMDTFGASGPANDLFDEFGFTIDKLKAKIIADFKK, translated from the coding sequence ATGTCAAAGCAATTATTACAAAAACAAGCAGACACAATAAGATTTTTAGCAGCAGATATGGTTCAAGCAGCAAACTCTGGACACCCAGGTGCTCCAATGGGACTTGCAGACATTGCAACAGTTTTAAGTAAGCACTTAAACGTTAACCCAGCAAATGAAAAATGGTTAAATAGAGATAGATTAGTATTTTCTGGTGGTCACGCTACTGGTTTAGTTTATTCATTATTACATCTTTGGGGATTTAATGTTGCATCAAGTGACTTAAAAAACTTCAGACAAACACATTCTAAAACTCCAGGTCATCCAGAGTATGGACATACACATGGTATTGAAATTACAACTGGTCCTTTAGGACAAGGTATTGCAAATGCAGTAGGTTTTGCATCAGCTGCAAAATATGCACAAAATACTTTAGGAAGTGATGTTATTAATCATAAAGTTTATTGTTTATGTGGTGATGGAGATTTACAAGAAGGTATCTCTTACGAAGCAACTGCAACAGCAGGTCACTTAAAGTTAGACAACTTAGTAATTATTTATGATTCAAACTCAATTACAATTGAAGGTGATACTTCATTAGCATGGAGTGAGAATGTTAAGAAAAGATTCCAAGGTATTGATTTTGAAGTAATTGAAATTGATGGACATAATTTTGACCAAATTGAAAAAGCATTTGTTCAAGCAAAGGCTGCTACTAAACCTGTTATGATTATTGCAAAAACTGCAATTGGAAAAGGTTCTGTTTCTATGGAAGGTTCACATCATGCTCATGGTGCTCCTTTAGGTGAAGAAGATATTGCAGCTTCAAAGAAAAAAGCTGGATTTAACCCAGATGAAAAATTCATTGTTCCTGCTGATGTTAAAGGTGCTTTTGATAAATTAATTACAGGTTCTATTGCTGAAAATGAGTGGAATGATTCTTTAAGTGCTGAAACTAAAGCAAAAATTGAAGAATTACAAAACCCTAATTATGATGCAGTTGAATACCCAACTTTTGAAGCTGATACTAAAGTAGCGACAAGAGATTCAAATCATAAAATCTTAAATGCAATTGCAGCAGCAGTTCCAGGATTCTTAGGTGGATCTGCAGATTTAGGACCATCTAATAAAACTGAGTTAAAAGGTGAGGGTGATTTCCCAAATGGAAGAAACATTCACTTTGGTATTAAAGAACATGCAATGGCAGCAATTGCAAATGCTATGAACCTTTATGGTTTATACAAAGTTTATTCTGCAACATTCTTTGTATTCTCTGATTACTTAAAACCAGCAGCTAGAATTGCAGCACTTGCATCTATTCCTCAACACTTCGTATGGACTCATGATTCTATTGGTGTAGGTGAAGATGGACCAACACACCAACCAATTGAGCAATTATCTCAATTTAGAGCCTTACCAAACTTTTATACATTCAGACCAGCAGATGCTACTGAAAATGTTGAGTCTTGGAAAAAAGCTTTAACAATGACTGCACCAACTGCATTTGTTTGCTCACGTCAAGGTCTTACAGTTTTAAAAGATAAAAAAGAATTTGGTGAAGTTTCAAATGGAGCTTACTTACTTAAAAAAAGAGAAAATGCAAATATTACTATTATGGCTTCTGGATCTGAGTTAATGTTAGCATTACAAACATCTTGTGCCTTAGAAAAAGAAGGAATAATAGCAAATGTTGTTTCTGTTCCTTGTTTTGATTTATTCTTAGAGCAAGAACAATCTTATATTGACCAAGTAATTGATTGTAATACTCAAGTATTTGCAGTAGAAGCAGCAAGAGGTTTAGAATATTATAGATTCGCAGATAAAGTTTACGGAATGGATACATTTGGAGCAAGTGGACCTGCGAATGATTTATTTGATGAGTTCGGATTTACAATTGATAAATTAAAAGCAAAAATTATAGCTGACTTTAAAAAATAA
- a CDS encoding NAD(P)-dependent oxidoreductase, protein MSIGFIGLGNLGTAIATRLKQMDEEIIAYNRTKEKALDKGFNVVDTPKDLLKSCDVIFICLFDSPAVNNVFNMQDGLLCNELKGKIIIDLSTHHYEDVLNFHALCEKAEAKYLENPVFGSVAPALAGVLTLVSSGKKEVFDEVKPLLEKFGKEIFFLEKQGSATKMKLINNLCLGSFMATIAECTSLAEDCSIPKDKALDILGVGGGTSLVLNAKKQKLIDEDFSAHFSNNAINKDLHLLQDLAYSMKKPLYSAAMPKELFSKMKMMGKGEEDFSSIYRLFKGE, encoded by the coding sequence ATGTCAATAGGATTTATAGGACTTGGAAATTTAGGAACAGCAATTGCTACGAGATTAAAGCAAATGGATGAAGAAATAATCGCATATAATAGAACAAAAGAAAAAGCCTTAGATAAAGGGTTTAATGTTGTAGATACACCAAAAGATTTGTTGAAATCTTGTGATGTAATTTTCATTTGTCTTTTCGATTCACCAGCTGTCAATAATGTTTTTAATATGCAAGATGGTCTTTTATGTAATGAGCTTAAAGGTAAAATAATTATTGATTTAAGTACTCATCACTATGAAGATGTTTTAAATTTTCATGCTCTTTGTGAAAAAGCAGAAGCAAAATATTTAGAAAATCCAGTATTTGGTAGTGTTGCTCCTGCACTTGCTGGTGTTTTAACACTAGTATCTTCCGGAAAAAAAGAAGTTTTTGATGAAGTAAAACCACTCTTAGAAAAGTTTGGAAAAGAGATTTTCTTTTTAGAAAAACAAGGAAGTGCAACAAAAATGAAACTAATCAATAATCTTTGCTTAGGTTCTTTTATGGCAACTATTGCTGAGTGTACATCACTTGCAGAAGATTGTTCGATTCCAAAAGATAAAGCTTTAGATATTTTGGGTGTTGGAGGTGGAACTTCACTTGTTTTAAATGCTAAAAAACAAAAACTAATTGATGAAGATTTTTCAGCACATTTTTCAAATAATGCAATAAATAAAGATTTACATTTATTACAAGATTTAGCATACTCTATGAAAAAACCTTTATACTCAGCAGCAATGCCAAAAGAGCTGTTCTCTAAAATGAAAATGATGGGAAAAGGTGAAGAGGATTTTTCTTCTATTTATAGATTATTTAAAGGTGAATAA
- a CDS encoding tautomerase family protein yields MPHLQFEINKKVSNETKDKFVNQIRDVFSSVMDTGKDHIAISIREYDKYNLTIGRANPKDDICLMNLDIREGRSIEKRREIALRYMEIVHALFEIDLKNQYITFTQHTGEDFHLVEKFLANWEVGEDPLA; encoded by the coding sequence ATGCCACATTTACAATTTGAGATAAATAAAAAAGTATCAAATGAAACAAAAGATAAATTTGTGAATCAAATAAGAGATGTCTTCTCTAGTGTTATGGATACAGGAAAAGATCATATAGCTATTAGTATAAGAGAGTATGATAAATACAATCTTACAATAGGACGTGCTAATCCAAAAGATGATATTTGTTTAATGAATTTAGATATTAGAGAAGGTAGAAGTATTGAAAAAAGACGTGAAATTGCTCTAAGATATATGGAAATTGTACATGCTCTTTTTGAAATTGATTTAAAAAATCAATATATTACTTTTACTCAGCACACGGGAGAAGATTTTCATTTAGTAGAAAAGTTTTTAGCTAATTGGGAAGTAGGAGAAGACCCTCTTGCTTAA
- a CDS encoding sensor histidine kinase, producing the protein MRQTKIEDFLELEEHNKELEQRVKEEVFKNREKDKLMFQQAKLASMGEMLGNISHQWRQPLMEISSIFLPIEAKLNMDIPLDNKEVLDSIEKLNDITKYMSNTIDDFKNFFLKDKEKIHFEILEQINSTVNIISSSLKVHDIKLDIIIQKNTVMLGYKNEYSQVLINIINNARDILVQRKIQNPKIKITITENKNDIITKIEDNAGGIKITPIEKVFDPFFTYEKINGSGIGLFMSKLIIENNMNGKLEVSNNKEGAIFTVIIPKS; encoded by the coding sequence ATGAGACAAACAAAAATAGAAGATTTCTTAGAATTAGAAGAACATAATAAAGAATTAGAACAAAGAGTAAAAGAAGAAGTATTTAAGAATAGAGAAAAAGATAAGCTAATGTTCCAACAAGCAAAACTAGCTTCAATGGGTGAAATGTTAGGAAATATCTCACACCAATGGCGACAACCTTTAATGGAAATATCTTCGATTTTTCTACCAATTGAAGCTAAATTAAATATGGATATTCCTTTAGATAATAAAGAAGTTCTTGATTCAATTGAGAAATTAAATGATATTACTAAATATATGTCAAATACTATCGATGATTTTAAAAACTTTTTTTTAAAAGATAAAGAAAAAATTCATTTTGAAATTTTAGAACAAATTAATTCAACTGTGAACATTATAAGTAGTAGTTTAAAAGTTCATGACATAAAACTTGATATTATTATCCAAAAAAACACAGTTATGTTAGGATATAAGAATGAATACTCTCAAGTACTAATAAATATAATAAATAATGCAAGAGATATTTTAGTACAAAGAAAAATCCAAAACCCAAAAATAAAAATAACAATAACAGAAAATAAAAATGATATTATCACAAAAATAGAAGATAATGCAGGTGGAATAAAAATCACTCCAATAGAAAAAGTTTTTGATCCTTTTTTTACATATGAAAAAATTAATGGTTCAGGAATTGGACTTTTTATGTCTAAATTAATTATTGAAAATAATATGAATGGTAAATTAGAAGTATCCAACAATAAAGAAGGTGCAATTTTTACAGTTATTATCCCTAAATCTTAA